A genomic segment from Nitratiruptor sp. YY08-10 encodes:
- a CDS encoding bifunctional diguanylate cyclase/phosphodiesterase yields MKTSRYSLTFIIRVTILIAIIVLLAFQSLMYFQIQTTLKNIEKQNIQFIIQENLRTIAPLAYFQFDDELQKTLQNIQTNVSSIKKLNIVKNPIHLQENQLLYPIRYKNRIIGYLFVQYDYDIMKQFFQKFDLYFILFTFLLIAFGLIFAQFINKKIDALYTFTSQLSDIDIRTTKQLKPTDNYLELIAITQAINTMLHAIHLYIQKIKQSEKHLIEAQKIANMSSWEYIKDANMFFCSDQLYRILGLNMKERLDWERFIAMIDPQEKIRFLTEIEKAYEKGLRFETVLKFHTPKGEKYLKNVIKVRKKHNKTITFIGIAIDVTEEYQAKKQVEYLAFHDPLTSLPNRASFQDMLENLSKIAKRSKERFALIYLDIDNFKFVNDTYGHEIGDRLLVDIANNLKNTLRDSDLIFRIGGDEFVVLIPKVQTKKSLDIVLEKIKHSIVKEYYYGNINFSVSCSLGVAFFPDDSDDIDTLIRYADIAMYEAKKSGKNRYVFFEKEMQKFLDYLQQTTQDLRKALKKDDELLLYFQPKMNIQNNKIYGAEALIRWNHPQKGLLAPNMFIPVAERSDLIEKIDEYVIKKSFQHLQEWSKDEELKDIVLSLNVSARQFRNPKFLNFLENNLKRFDIDPSKLELEITETLSMENISHTVNMLEAIKQIGFRVALDDFGTGYSSLNYLKRLPFDTIKIDKSFIQDIDQDPEDYQITKIIIDLAYTFKKEIVAEGVETKQQERILKDLKCFLAQGFLYAKPLPLNDFKKLITFHNR; encoded by the coding sequence ATGAAAACAAGTAGATATTCGCTTACCTTCATTATACGCGTAACAATTCTTATAGCAATTATTGTTCTTCTTGCTTTTCAATCGCTTATGTATTTTCAAATACAAACAACACTCAAAAACATCGAAAAACAAAATATCCAATTCATCATCCAAGAAAATCTGCGCACCATTGCCCCACTTGCCTATTTTCAATTTGACGATGAACTTCAAAAAACACTTCAAAATATTCAAACCAATGTCAGTTCCATCAAAAAACTCAACATTGTCAAAAATCCAATACACCTACAAGAGAACCAATTGCTCTATCCTATACGTTACAAAAACAGAATAATAGGATATCTTTTTGTGCAATACGACTACGATATCATGAAACAGTTTTTTCAAAAATTCGATTTGTATTTTATTCTTTTTACTTTCCTTCTGATCGCCTTTGGTCTCATTTTCGCGCAATTTATCAATAAAAAGATAGATGCGTTGTACACATTCACTTCACAACTCTCAGACATCGACATCCGAACAACAAAACAGCTAAAACCAACAGACAACTATCTCGAACTCATTGCAATTACACAAGCCATTAATACAATGCTACATGCAATACATCTTTATATTCAAAAAATAAAACAAAGCGAAAAACATCTTATAGAAGCGCAAAAAATTGCCAACATGAGCAGCTGGGAATATATAAAAGATGCCAATATGTTTTTTTGTAGCGACCAGCTTTACAGAATTTTGGGACTCAATATGAAAGAGCGTTTAGATTGGGAACGATTTATTGCAATGATCGATCCTCAAGAAAAGATTCGTTTTCTTACAGAAATAGAAAAGGCTTATGAAAAGGGACTAAGATTTGAAACAGTCCTCAAATTTCATACTCCAAAAGGTGAAAAATATCTCAAAAACGTCATCAAGGTTCGAAAAAAACATAATAAAACCATCACATTCATCGGTATTGCTATAGACGTTACTGAAGAGTATCAAGCAAAGAAACAGGTTGAATATCTCGCTTTCCATGATCCCCTCACATCTTTACCTAATAGAGCCTCCTTTCAAGATATGCTGGAAAATCTGTCCAAAATTGCCAAAAGATCCAAAGAGCGGTTTGCCCTCATCTATCTTGATATCGACAATTTTAAATTCGTCAACGATACCTATGGCCATGAGATAGGAGACAGACTGCTCGTCGATATTGCCAACAACCTCAAAAATACACTTCGTGATTCCGATCTGATTTTTCGAATAGGCGGAGATGAATTCGTCGTTTTAATACCAAAAGTACAAACAAAAAAATCACTCGATATCGTTTTAGAAAAAATCAAGCATTCCATTGTAAAAGAGTATTATTACGGAAATATCAACTTTTCTGTCTCTTGTAGTTTAGGGGTCGCTTTCTTCCCCGATGACTCAGATGATATCGATACCTTGATACGATATGCAGATATTGCCATGTATGAAGCAAAAAAAAGTGGAAAAAATAGATACGTCTTCTTTGAAAAAGAGATGCAAAAATTTTTAGACTATCTTCAACAAACAACGCAGGACCTTCGAAAGGCACTGAAAAAAGATGATGAACTGCTTCTATACTTTCAACCGAAAATGAATATCCAAAACAACAAAATTTATGGTGCGGAGGCTTTGATACGGTGGAATCATCCCCAAAAAGGTCTGCTTGCTCCTAACATGTTCATCCCTGTCGCGGAACGAAGCGACCTCATCGAAAAGATCGATGAGTATGTAATCAAAAAGAGTTTTCAACATCTTCAGGAGTGGAGCAAAGATGAAGAGTTGAAGGATATTGTTCTTTCTTTAAATGTTTCGGCTCGACAATTTAGAAATCCGAAATTTCTCAATTTTCTTGAAAACAATCTCAAACGTTTCGACATCGATCCATCAAAACTTGAGCTTGAGATAACGGAAACGCTCTCAATGGAAAACATCTCTCATACAGTCAATATGCTCGAAGCTATAAAACAGATAGGCTTTCGAGTCGCTTTGGATGATTTTGGGACAGGATACTCTTCACTCAATTACCTCAAACGATTACCTTTTGATACGATAAAAATCGATAAAAGTTTTATACAAGATATTGATCAAGATCCAGAAGACTATCAAATCACGAAGATTATTATAGATCTTGCCTATACGTTTAAAAAAGAGATTGTCGCAGAAGGTGTAGAAACAAAACAGCAAGAGCGTATCTTAAAAGATCTCAAATGCTTCCTGGCGCAAGGCTTCTTATATGCAAAACCTCTGCCACTCAATGACTTCAAAAAATTAATCACATTCCACAACCGCTAG